From Anas acuta chromosome 20, bAnaAcu1.1, whole genome shotgun sequence, a single genomic window includes:
- the LOC137842727 gene encoding beta-1,4-galactosyltransferase galt-1-like gives MIHSGKKHICTIVCVLIFGIIFIYSWKSHQLQNNISRKIFPPAKAVTPGGQLCRGKPAKNTITPLEDNRTFIISPYFDDREGKVTRVIGIVHHEDVKELYCWFCCQPHSEIQVTSSEIDVHSDRFGFPYGAADIVCVEPENCNPTHVSIHQSPHGNIDQLPRFEIKNRKAETFSVDFTVCISAMFGNYNNVLQFIQSMEMYKILGVQKVVVYKNSCSQLMEKVLKFYMKEGTVEIVPWPINSYLKVSSKWHFSMDAKDIGYYGQITALNDCIYRNMQRSRFVVLNDADEIILPLKHPDWKTMMSSLQEQNPGTGIFLFENHIFPETISTPVFNVSSWNTVPGVNILQHVHREPDRKEVFNPKKMIIDPRRVIQTSVHSVLRAYGTSVNVPMDVALIYHCRVPLQGNLPKESLIRDTSLWKYNSSLIMNVNKVLRQAVL, from the coding sequence ATGAtacacagtggaaaaaaacatatttgtacTATTGTGTGTGTTCTTAtttttggaattattttcatCTACTCCTGGAAAAGTCATCAGCTACAAAATAATATATCCAGGAAAATCTTCCCACCAGCAAAAGCTGTCACTCCAGGAGGTCAGCTCTGTAGGGGAAAACCTGCCAAAAATACAATAACGCCATTAGAAGATAACAGAACTTTTATTATATCCCCATACTTTGATGACAGAGAAGGCAAAGTCACTCGCGTGATTGGGATTGTTCACCATGAAGATGTAAAAGAACTTTACTGCTGGTTTTGCTGCCAGCCCCATAGTGAAATACAAGTGACCAGCTCAGAGATCGATGTTCACTCAGATAGATTTGGATTCCCTTATGGTGCAGCAGATATAGTTTGTGTGGAACCTGAAAACTGCAATCCAACACATGTATCAATTCATCAGTCTCCGCATGGAAATATTGACCAGCTACCAAggtttgaaattaaaaaccgCAAGGCTGAGACCTTCTCTGTTGACTTCACTGTATGCATCTCTGCCATGTTTGGAAATTACAACAATGTCTTACAGTTTATACAAAGTATGGAAATGTACAAGATTCTTGGGGTACAGAAAGTTGTAGTCTATAAGaacagctgcagccagctgatGGAGAAAGTCTTGAAGTTTTATATGAAAGAAGGAACTGTGGAGATCGTTCCTTGGCCAATAAACTCATATCTCAAGGTGTCCTCTAAATGGCACTTTTCTATGGATGCAAAAGACATCGGCTACTATGGACAAATCACAGCTCTAAATGACTGTATATACCGTAACATGCAGAGGAGCAGGTTTGTGGTTCTTAATGATGCTGATGAAATAATTCTTCCCCTTAAGCACCCAGACTGGAAAACGATGATGAGCAGTCTTCAGGAGCAAAATCCAGGGActggcatttttctctttgagaacCATATCTTCCCAGAAACCATATCGACTCCTGTGTTCAACGTTTCATCTTGGAATACCGTGCCAGGTGTTAACATACTACAGCATGTGCACAGAGAACCTGACAGGAAGGAGGTTTTTAATCCCAAAAAAATGATAATTGATccaagaagggtgattcagacTTCCGTCCACTCTGTCCTACGTGCTTATGGGACCAGTGTGAATGTTCCAATGGATGTGGCCCTCATTTATCACTGTCGGGTACCCCTTCAAGGGAACCTTCCTAAAGAATCCCTCATCAGGGATACGTCACTGTGGAAATATAACTCATCATTAATCATGAATGTTAACAAAGTGCTACGTCAAGCAGTACTGTAA